A single genomic interval of Zobellia nedashkovskayae harbors:
- a CDS encoding DUF3078 domain-containing protein: protein MRKLLLTSLALLTFSVSFAQTIDDLKTEQATKKDSIAAIQGRVDALQGQIDAFPGWKINAFGTIGANLSKFNNWYSQGTPDNSAGNIGVTINAIANLDREKFFWRNSANVNLQWVKLDDKNNPADEEGFGNTTDVFTINSLYGYKLNKNFAISALGEYRTSIANNFNDPGYLDFGIGATWTPIPDMVVVIHPLNYNFVFADNDAAYESSLGAKIVVDYTKQLGAINFKTNFSTFQSYKTSDLSNWTWTNSFGYTLWKGIGVGFEFGLRNNNQETLANAIDVAKALDAANGTTTPSPTFDSIDNSLQSFYLFGLNYAF from the coding sequence ATGAGAAAATTACTGCTTACATCTTTGGCGTTACTTACCTTTTCGGTGAGTTTTGCACAAACAATAGATGATTTAAAAACTGAACAGGCTACTAAAAAGGATTCTATTGCTGCCATTCAAGGTAGAGTAGATGCGCTACAAGGGCAAATTGATGCTTTTCCAGGTTGGAAAATAAATGCTTTTGGTACTATTGGTGCTAATCTTTCAAAATTCAACAATTGGTATTCACAAGGAACGCCAGATAACTCTGCAGGAAATATTGGAGTTACAATTAACGCTATTGCTAATTTAGATAGAGAGAAGTTCTTCTGGAGAAACTCTGCTAATGTTAATTTGCAATGGGTTAAACTAGATGACAAAAATAACCCAGCAGACGAAGAAGGATTTGGTAACACTACAGATGTTTTCACTATCAACTCTCTTTACGGTTACAAGTTGAACAAGAATTTTGCTATCTCTGCTTTGGGAGAATACAGAACGTCTATTGCTAATAACTTTAATGATCCAGGTTATTTGGATTTTGGTATTGGTGCTACTTGGACTCCTATTCCTGATATGGTAGTTGTTATTCACCCATTGAACTATAACTTTGTATTTGCAGATAACGATGCAGCTTACGAATCTTCTTTAGGTGCTAAAATTGTAGTTGATTATACTAAGCAATTAGGCGCTATTAACTTTAAGACTAACTTTTCTACTTTTCAGAGTTATAAAACCAGCGATTTATCTAACTGGACGTGGACCAACTCTTTTGGTTACACACTTTGGAAAGGTATTGGTGTAGGTTTTGAATTTGGATTAAGAAATAACAACCAAGAAACTTTGGCTAATGCAATTGATGTAGCTAAAGCATTGGATGCAGCTAATGGTACAACAACTCCATCTCCAACTTTTGACAGTATTGACAATAGCTTACAGAGTTTTTACCTTTTTGGTCTGAACTACGCTTTCTAA
- the hflX gene encoding GTPase HflX encodes MLEKKTIDHEKAVLIGIINREQNENKVTEYLDELEFLTYTAGGEVLKRFVQRMDVPNPKTLIGSGKMEEVETFVRANDIGSVIFDDELTPAQQRNIEKILRCKIVDRTSLILDIFAQRAQTSYARTQVELAQYEYLLPRLTGLWTHLERQRGGIGMRGPGETEIETDRRIVRDRISLLKKKLLKIDRQMETQRGNRGALVRVALVGYTNVGKSTLMNVISKSEVFAENKLFATLDTTVRKVVIGNLPFLLSDTVGFIRKLPTQLVESFKSTLDEVREADLLLHVVDISHPQFEEHIESVNKILGEIDSADKNTIMVFNKIDKYEHAEIDDDDLTTERTGRHFTIADWKQTWMQRVGDRALFISALNKENLDEFRKRVYDEVRDIHVTRFPYNNFLYPENLDEY; translated from the coding sequence AAAAGAAGACCATAGACCACGAAAAGGCCGTATTAATAGGTATTATAAACCGTGAACAGAACGAGAACAAAGTTACCGAGTATCTTGATGAGCTTGAGTTTTTGACCTACACCGCAGGTGGAGAGGTTTTGAAGCGTTTTGTGCAAAGAATGGATGTTCCCAACCCAAAGACACTTATTGGTTCCGGTAAGATGGAAGAAGTGGAAACATTCGTTAGAGCTAACGACATAGGATCCGTAATTTTTGATGATGAACTGACGCCCGCTCAACAACGAAATATAGAAAAGATCTTACGTTGCAAAATCGTTGACCGTACTAGCCTTATTTTGGACATTTTTGCCCAACGCGCGCAGACGAGCTACGCTAGAACGCAAGTAGAATTGGCTCAATATGAATATTTACTGCCTCGCCTAACCGGACTTTGGACTCACCTTGAACGCCAACGTGGTGGTATTGGTATGCGCGGACCAGGGGAAACAGAAATTGAAACGGATAGGCGAATTGTACGTGACCGTATTTCTCTATTAAAAAAGAAATTACTTAAAATAGATAGGCAAATGGAGACCCAACGTGGTAACCGTGGTGCTTTGGTACGTGTAGCTTTGGTAGGATATACCAATGTGGGCAAGTCTACTTTAATGAACGTGATTAGTAAAAGTGAGGTATTTGCCGAGAACAAGTTGTTTGCAACACTAGACACAACGGTGCGTAAAGTTGTAATAGGGAATTTACCTTTTCTATTAAGTGACACTGTTGGATTTATCCGTAAACTGCCTACTCAGCTAGTAGAAAGCTTTAAAAGTACTTTGGATGAAGTCCGCGAAGCAGATTTGTTGCTTCATGTAGTTGATATTTCGCACCCTCAGTTTGAAGAGCATATAGAATCTGTAAATAAGATTTTAGGTGAAATAGATAGTGCCGATAAGAACACTATTATGGTATTCAATAAAATTGACAAATACGAACATGCTGAAATAGACGATGATGATTTGACAACCGAAAGAACCGGAAGGCATTTTACCATTGCAGATTGGAAACAGACTTGGATGCAACGTGTGGGAGACAGAGCACTCTTTATATCGGCATTGAATAAAGAAAACTTAGATGAATTTAGAAAAAGGGTTTATGACGAAGTTAGGGATATTCATGTAACTCGCTTTCCGTACAATAATTTTCTATACCCAGAAAATTTAGACGAGTACTAG
- a CDS encoding DUF2480 family protein yields the protein MSEEIVNKVAQSKLITFNLEDYYLPGKRVLFDISEWLLEGFLLKEKDFRAKAAEHDWSQYQDAYVALHCSTGAIVPSWAYMLLATKLQPFAKRFIQGSLEELETLLYTETLKDLDVSGLKDKLVIVKGCSNKPVPPNAYVLIIGKLQPVVKSLMYGEACSSVPLYKRK from the coding sequence ATGTCAGAAGAAATCGTTAATAAAGTAGCTCAGAGCAAACTCATTACATTTAACCTGGAGGATTACTATCTCCCAGGAAAGCGTGTGCTTTTTGATATTTCAGAATGGTTGCTGGAAGGCTTTTTGCTAAAAGAGAAGGATTTTAGAGCGAAAGCTGCAGAACATGACTGGTCTCAATATCAAGATGCTTATGTAGCCTTACATTGTTCCACAGGCGCCATAGTGCCAAGTTGGGCCTATATGTTATTGGCAACTAAACTACAACCTTTTGCAAAGAGGTTTATTCAAGGCTCTTTAGAGGAATTAGAGACCCTTTTATACACAGAAACCCTAAAAGATTTAGATGTTTCAGGATTAAAAGATAAACTGGTTATTGTTAAAGGATGCAGCAATAAACCAGTGCCTCCCAATGCTTACGTATTGATAATAGGAAAGTTACAACCTGTTGTAAAATCTCTCATGTATGGTGAGGCATGTTCTTCTGTACCTCTCTATAAAAGAAAGTAG